In uncultured Fusobacterium sp., a single genomic region encodes these proteins:
- a CDS encoding GNAT family N-acetyltransferase — translation MIKKFDGTIEMLEDVMIIDNESFKDIDCSAETLCKRLEKNKQYELYVKYEKDIPIGYLGLLYVANLHYDGVWVDLIAVRKEWQNKGIGQELLKFAQERAKENGVDTITGLVKRENLSSSAMFKKEKFNCDETGFLLYIKGLEK, via the coding sequence ATGATAAAAAAATTTGATGGAACAATTGAAATGTTAGAAGATGTTATGATTATTGACAATGAATCTTTTAAAGATATTGATTGTAGTGCAGAAACTCTTTGTAAACGGTTAGAAAAAAATAAACAGTATGAATTATATGTAAAATATGAAAAAGATATTCCAATAGGCTATCTAGGGCTATTATATGTGGCAAATTTACATTATGATGGGGTTTGGGTAGATTTGATAGCTGTGAGAAAAGAATGGCAAAATAAAGGGATAGGACAGGAGCTATTAAAATTTGCTCAAGAGAGAGCTAAAGAAAATGGTGTAGATACAATAACAGGTCTTGTAAAGAGAGAAAATCTTTCATCATCAGCTATGTTTAAAAAGGAAAAATTTAATTGTGATGAAACAGGTTTTCTTCTTTATATAAAAGGATTAGAAAAATAA